AGTAGGCTCTCGTTCATTTATTAATCCATAGATTATTTAAGTGTGTTGGGCCCATGAATAAGACTTAATTAGTTCATTTTAAAGTgatcaaatatatatttttttcttgacAGCTGAGCTTAACTAATAGACTTAATAGTTAGTTAGTACTCTGAATATGAAGTTCTGAAGGCTCTTATATGTGCAACTTTTAGGAAATATCGCAAATTAATTGGCAGTTTTCAAAAGAAGAAATTATGAGTTAGTCAATGGAGAAAAGTTTGTTGTCAGTAGGCTCTTGTTCATTTATTAATTCATAGACTATTTAAGTGTGTTGAACTCATGAATAAGGCTTAATTAGTTCATTTTAAAGTGACGAAGCGAGAAATTATTTTCAATGAGGGTTtggtaattaatttttttttaaattgattggttttattgattattttatgttttttaatgaataataattaaatatttgaatgtGTTAGATCAATTATTGAGTGAGCCTTATCTTCTTTACTCAATTCATGGATTTGAAACTCAAGGTTACTTTTGCAATGCTTGAACACGTGAGCTAGTAGAAGAGTCAAAGTCAGAATTACCACTACCCAACCCAGTTTTAAAACTTtacactatgattttttttaaaactgcAATATCATAATATTTTTCTTTAGGCaggtattaaatgtgatatttcaTATTCATTCAAACATTTTCTCGGTACTTTTTATTTAAGGTTGAAAAAAAGTGCAAAGAAGAcctatatttatagtagagccaagtgcaatttttttaaaaagaaaactaaaaattatatttattaaatttgagtATAGGCTAGAGCCTATAGACATCACTTTGTGGCTCCGACCCTTTTTAAAATAGTGTGAAAGCTGAACTAGATGAGATCCTTAATTGGTTCATTAAACCATCTTTTAACTAAAACAGAGAATATTAATTCTATGGTTTTGAAAAAGTTAACCAAAGAGCAACATTTTATAGATCACATGTTCGTTATTATACTGGAAGATTTAGAGGATTTTGGAAGACATGATGATAAAGAGGCTATTCCAAAGATATCTTTATGTGGTgattttaattgtttattttttttatgattttgttatttcTCCTTCTTTATCATGTAGTAATATATACATTTTGTATCTTTTTTTGTTTCGTAATAACTTGGATTGAGTTTTAATGCTCAGTGACCACTTAATATTTGAGATGAATCGTATTTGTGTGATGTGCGTGATTAAAGAGAAATGTGTGACTGTGTGATTTGAGTTTTAAAGCTCAGTGACCACTTAATGCATTCTAAATCTTTTTTTATAATTTCGGTTAAGTTTGGAACGTGTGAAATGGCGGAAGACTAAAGACTAGTCCAACTTCCAAGTGTCATGTCAACATAAAGATTTGACATGTTATTATCTATATTTAACATTTATAAGACTTTTCTTGCAAacacttatttattactttaccAATATATTGGACATTCTTTCCTTGTTGTGTATATGTGTATGCCTCCATCAActaaataaaagaataattaaatgaaaGTCGATATACGTAGTTAGAATTGAAAGGTTGAAAACTTTTCGGCCTTCTGAGTCTACTTCCAAAATTGCGTGTATTTTGTGCtaaaataaatgaaaagaaaaagcATTTATGAAATGCAGGTATTTAAAATCTACTCATCTTTTACAACTTAATTTCACAACTCTCACAAACAATGGAAAATCGTTTGCTCTTCTTCATCATGTTTAGCTTCATCATGATCTTCATCACATGTTGCTCTGTGACAGCAGAACAAGCTCTGAATGCATCTTTCACTTCCTCTGGAGTGAGATGCCTCCCCCACATAAGCTCTGCTTTGTGGCAACTAAAGCAAGAGTTTGTATTTAAAAAGCCCAATTACActgatcatcattattattattctcCAATTCCATCCAATGAGACCCTTTCTTACCCGAAGATGAGGTTTTGGAAGGAAGGAAAGGACTGCTGTGAGTGGGATGGTGTCACGTGTAGCAGCAAAACAGGACAAGTAATAGGGCTCGATCTGAAATTAAGTTGGCTTCATGGGCCTTTGAGTTCCAATAGCAGCTTCTTCAGATTAAGTCAACTTCACTGGCTCAACCTTGCCTACAACAACTTCACTCTTTCCAATATTCCATCAAGCTTTGCTCAGCTTTCGAGGTTAACCTATCTCAACCTCTCTTACTCCTTTTTTTCTGGTCAAGTCCCTTCTGAAATCGCTTTGTTGTCCAATTTGATTTCTCTCGATCTCTCTTCTAATATTCGCTACAATTATGATCACTACGGTTATTATAAAGGTGAGATTAGCCTTTTATATAGTCCAATGGTGACATTTGCTCAAAACATGACAAAATTAAGAGAACTTCATCTGAACAGTGTGAATCTTTCTTCACTACTACCCGAATCTATGGCTAACCTATCCTCCTTGACATCTCTATCTCTTAGTGATTGCTATTTGTATGGTGAATTTTTGCAAAACATTTTTCATCTACCTAATATTCAAGTCATCGATGTGTCATCCAATCTAAACCTCAATGGAATATTACCATATTCCATTGGCAATCTTAGGTTCTTAAGTGTTTTAGATCTCTCATACTGTAATTTTTCAGGGACCATTCCATCTTCAGTTAAGAATATATCACATCTCTCAAGTCTTGACCTAAGTTCCAACAACTTTGATGGTCAACTTCCACCAGCTTTGTTCATAATGCATTCCCTACAGTATCTAAGGCTTGACTATAATCACTTTAATGGCCCTCTAACCATTCCATCTTCAACTAAGAGTTTATCACGTCTTTCATATCTTCACCTAAGGCATAACAATTTTGATGGTCAACTTCCATCAGTTTTGTTCATAATGCCTTCCTTACAATCTCTAAGTCTTTCTTCTAATCAGTTTACAGGCCCTCTAACCATTCCATCTTCAGTTAATAATTTATCACGTCTTTCATCGCTTGAATTAAGTTCCAACAATTTTGATGGTCAACTTCCACCAACTTTGTTCACAATGCCTTCCTTACAATCTCTAAGTCTTTGGTATAATCAGTTTACAGGCCCTCTAACCATTCCATCTTCTGTTAAGAATATGTCACATCTCTCAAGTCTTGACCTAAGTTACAACAATTTTGATGGTCAACTTCCACCAGCTTTGTTCATAATGCCTTCCTTACAATCTCTAAGTGTTTCTTCTAATCAGTTTACAGGCCCTCTAACCATTCCATCTTCAGTTAATAATTTATCACGTCTTTCATCGCTTGAATTAAGTTCCAACAATTTTGATGGTCAACTTCCACCAGCTTTGTTCATAATGCCTTCCCTACAGTATCTAAGGCTTGACAATAATCACTTTAATGGCCCTCTAACCATCCCAAATGTCTCGTTATCGTCCCAATTGACAAACCTTATTTTGGATGGGAATAAGCTAACTGGAAAAATTCCAAGGTCAATTTTTGAAATGCGAAAACTTGAAGATCTGGGCCTTGGCGACAATAACTTAAGTGGCATTATAGAGATGAGCATGTTCTCAAAGTTGAGTCAGCTTCGAAGTCTTTCTCTTTCACGTAATAGTCTAGTTGTAAtggaaaacacaacaacaaattCCACTCTAATCTTCAAACTTAATTATTTGGGTTTGGCTTCATGCAACATTGAAGAATTTCCCAAGTTCCTAAAAACCCAAAATGAGCTACAAGAATTGGATCTTTCCAACAACAAAATTGAAGGCAAGATCCCCAAATGGTTCTTCACTATAGGGGCAAAGACCTTGGGGACTTTAAATTTGTCTACAAATTTCATCACCGGTTGGGAACAAGTGCCGAAAGTGCTTCCGTGGAAAGCGTTGTGGACTCTTGACTTAAGCCACAACATGTTTCGAGACACATTACCAGCTCCACCATTTTCTGTAAGGTGGTTTGACATTTCGAATAACAACGTTAGTGGGAAAATTCATCCATTGTTCTGTAACTTGACTAATTTGGAATATCTCGATATGTCCAATAACAACTTAAGCGGTGAGATTCTTCCATGTTTGGGTTCCATTAGCTCCCTTGATCAGTTGATATTGTCTAGGAACAAATTTGAGGGAACTATCCCATCATCTTTTGGGTATCTGACTTCGCTTCGTCTTTTGGACCTCTCTAAGAATAGGCTCTCTGGTAGAATTCCTCGAGTGGGAAACAACTCATCGTTCTGCAATTTAAGAGATCTTATTGTTCTCGATGTCTCGAACAATCAATTAAGCGGCTCTATTCCACAATGCTTGGGAAGTTTCAGCCATGCTCTTCAAGCGTTGATTATGAAAGAGAACAATTTTAGTGGAGAAATGCCTCAGACACTTCTGGATGGAAGCAGTCTAATTACTCTCGACCTCAGTCATAATCAATTAGAAGGAATGGTTCCACAATCTTTAACCAAATGCAGTGCATTGGAAATTCTAAATCTCGGATACAATCGACTATCTGGCACATTCCCTTTTTGGTTACAAAATTTGGCAAGTTTGCAAGTTCTTGTGCTGCGTTCCAACAAATTTCACGGTCCAATATGGGATCCCAAGAAGTTTATGGGCTTTGAGAAACTACTGATTGTCGACCTCTCTTTCAATAAGTTCAATGGAACATTGTCATCAGATTACTTTGCCAATTGGAGTGCCATTAATACACACAATAATAGTGTCAATAAGTCAAAGCCAGAGTACATCGATGACGACAAGTATTATCTTCTCGAGTCTGTAACTGTGACTAATAAAGGCTTTGAAATGGAATATGTCAGGATCTTAACCATCTTCACTTGTATCGATCTCTCAAACAATAATTTTTACAGCGAAATTCCAAAATCTGTTGGGGATCTTCAATCATTAATT
The Humulus lupulus chromosome 6, drHumLupu1.1, whole genome shotgun sequence DNA segment above includes these coding regions:
- the LOC133783296 gene encoding receptor-like protein 43, which gives rise to MENRLLFFIMFSFIMIFITCCSVTAEQALNASFTSSGVRCLPHISSALWQLKQEFVFKKPNYTDHHYYYSPIPSNETLSYPKMRFWKEGKDCCEWDGVTCSSKTGQVIGLDLKLSWLHGPLSSNSSFFRLSQLHWLNLAYNNFTLSNIPSSFAQLSRLTYLNLSYSFFSGQVPSEIALLSNLISLDLSSNIRYNYDHYGYYKGEISLLYSPMVTFAQNMTKLRELHLNSVNLSSLLPESMANLSSLTSLSLSDCYLYGEFLQNIFHLPNIQVIDVSSNLNLNGILPYSIGNLRFLSVLDLSYCNFSGTIPSSVKNISHLSSLDLSSNNFDGQLPPALFIMHSLQYLRLDYNHFNGPLTIPSSTKSLSRLSYLHLRHNNFDGQLPSVLFIMPSLQSLSLSSNQFTGPLTIPSSVNNLSRLSSLELSSNNFDGQLPPTLFTMPSLQSLSLWYNQFTGPLTIPSSVKNMSHLSSLDLSYNNFDGQLPPALFIMPSLQSLSVSSNQFTGPLTIPSSVNNLSRLSSLELSSNNFDGQLPPALFIMPSLQYLRLDNNHFNGPLTIPNVSLSSQLTNLILDGNKLTGKIPRSIFEMRKLEDLGLGDNNLSGIIEMSMFSKLSQLRSLSLSRNSLVVMENTTTNSTLIFKLNYLGLASCNIEEFPKFLKTQNELQELDLSNNKIEGKIPKWFFTIGAKTLGTLNLSTNFITGWEQVPKVLPWKALWTLDLSHNMFRDTLPAPPFSVRWFDISNNNVSGKIHPLFCNLTNLEYLDMSNNNLSGEILPCLGSISSLDQLILSRNKFEGTIPSSFGYLTSLRLLDLSKNRLSGRIPRVGNNSSFCNLRDLIVLDVSNNQLSGSIPQCLGSFSHALQALIMKENNFSGEMPQTLLDGSSLITLDLSHNQLEGMVPQSLTKCSALEILNLGYNRLSGTFPFWLQNLASLQVLVLRSNKFHGPIWDPKKFMGFEKLLIVDLSFNKFNGTLSSDYFANWSAINTHNNSVNKSKPEYIDDDKYYLLESVTVTNKGFEMEYVRILTIFTCIDLSNNNFYSEIPKSVGDLQSLIVLNLSSNNFEGHIPQSIGNLKEIESLDLSNNKLSGRIPQELAALTFLAYLNLSNNQLTGPIPQRTQISTFLNSSFYGNEELCGFPLSKECGSRDESPSTLVHESEFESGFGWKAVLVGYGCGFLGGLLGGHLFISKI